One window from the genome of Streptomyces sp. NBC_00597 encodes:
- a CDS encoding ferredoxin produces MLQVIIDKDVCVACGACVLSGPDVFDQNEDGQAVLVVDEPGESLRDQILESIEACPVQALSLVEHAAAAAE; encoded by the coding sequence ATGCTGCAGGTCATTATCGACAAGGACGTCTGCGTCGCCTGTGGGGCCTGTGTGCTCTCGGGTCCGGACGTCTTCGACCAGAACGAGGACGGCCAGGCCGTCCTCGTCGTCGACGAACCCGGCGAGTCGCTGCGCGACCAGATCCTGGAGTCCATCGAGGCGTGCCCGGTGCAGGCCCTGAGCCTCGTCGAGCACGCGGCGGCCGCGGCCGAGTGA